AGTGCAGGGCGCCCCCCCCAAGGTGCGACCGCGTCTGCTGTTGGCCGAGGACAAACTGGAGGTCATGGCAGTTCTGGAAAAAACGCTTGTCATGGCCGGTTATGACGTCACAACGGCAACAACCGGTGACATTGCCTATTCTGTCTTCAAAGCCGATCCCAGCTTCGATGTTGTCCTGACCGACATTGTGATGCCGGGACGCCTGCAGGGACCACAATTCGCCAGGGAATGTCGCCTGCTCAACCCGAAGACGCCTTTTATTTTCCTTTCGGGCTATGCCTCTGAAGCCACGGTGCATGGCAATGGTTTGCTCCCTGAGGACATTCGCCTGATGAAGCCGGTGTCGCGCGCAGACCTTCTGGGAGCCGTCGAAAAGTGTCTGAAACTCAATCGGGACAGTGACTAGCTGTGTCCCGACATCGGTGGGAACTGGCCTTGATGGCTGATTACGGCGTGGGCTGTGTGTCTGGTTTTGCCGCGGCATTGGCTTCAGCGAGCGCAGCGTTCGGCATATCTTTGCACTCCAGAAACACACGTAGTTTGCAGGTGGCGCAAATATCAGGATCCAATGTTGGAACCATGGCTTCCAGCATTTCTCTTTTCCGTCGAAAAATTCGATCTTTTCCGATGAGTTTTGTCACGTGAAACTGATCCATTTGTCGACGCAACGGCGGGTAGCGACCGATGATATAAAGGCTCCCTCCCAGATCTTTTCGGTTCCTGCTTTCTTCAACCAGCCATTCAGCGCCCGCCAAATCGATCCCGACGGAGCCGTCAACCAATAGTCCGAGGTGCTTTTGTTCTGGGCGTTGTTGTTCCAGTTTGCGAAATTCTTTTTCCAGATATTCCACCGCGCCGAAGTACATCGGCCCTTGCACCCGAATGAACATCGCCTGTGGACACTCTGGCAACCGCCAATGAATCGGGCTCATGAATGGCCGTCCGTCAACGCCTGCATTCGGCACATTTACCGGCAAGCCCGGGCGCATGGTTTTGCGCAGAAAAAGCGACAGGGAAACGATGACGCCGGAATAGATCGCAAATTCCAGATCAACCAGAAGCACGACAAGAAAAGTGATCAGAAATATGGCAGTTTCCGATGCGCTGGTGGTCAGAATATGCCTGATTTCCTTGAGGTCGATCAATTTCCAGGCCACCAGCATAATCAATCCGGACATGGCGGGGATGGGGATGTAGGCAATCAAAGGGCTGATCATCAACAGAATAATCAGCAGAAAAAGTGCAGCCAGAACTGCGGCAAGTGGCGTTCTCGCACCGGACTCCAGATTGAGTGAACTGCGTGTGAAGGATCCGGACCCCATGTAGGCTGAGAAAAAAGAGCCACCGATGTTTGAAAGACCCTGTCCGATGATTTCCTGGTTCGAGTTGAGAGATTGGTGGGATTGCAGTGACATTGCACGCGCAATGGAAACAGCTTCAAGCAACCCGATCAAAGCCAACGCAAAAGCGCCCTGCGACAGATCGCGAACCACGTCGAACGACATTTCAGGCACAGCCATGGGTGGGATGCCTGAGTCAATTGCCTGGACGAACGCAAGCCCGGTGGCGCCGGCACCAACCATATGCGACAGCGTATCAAGGGTATAGGCAAGCAGACTGCCGACGATCAGAGCGATCAGATAATTTGGCCAGACGGGTTTGTATTTCTTGAGCGCCACGGCAACAATAAGTGTCGTCACCGATACGGCGAGAACGTAGGGGCTGAGATGGGGCAGGGCGTTCCACAATTCCTTGCCAAATTCGAACAATTCGTCCGGTCGGGGAAGTGATTTCCCAATAAATCCAGGCAATTGGCTGAGAAATATCAAGATCGCAGCGCCCGCAGTGAAACCGACCATTACGGAATGGGACACCAAGCTCACAAGTTGCCCCAGATTGACGAGACCGAGGCACAGCTGGAAGAGACCTGCAAGCAAGGTGATGCTGAAAACTGCGCTGATGAATTCCGGAGACCCGGGTACAAAATTTTCTGACAATGTCGCAAAAATTACAACGGATATTGCCGTGGTCGGGCCCGAGACGAGATGCCATGAACTGCCAAAAAAGGCTGCAATAACGGGTGTGACCATCGCTGTATAGAGCCCGTATTGCGGCGGCAAACCTGCGATCGCGGCAAAAGCAATCCCCTGCGGCAGGACGATTGCAGCATTGGTCAATCCTGCAAACACATCCGCACGAAATGTTTCCCGGTTGACCATGGGAAGCCAGTCAAGAAATGGCATCATGGAGCGCAAACGGTCCCGTGCACTTGTTTTTTGATTTTTGGCGGAGGGTGCAATATGCGGCGCTTCGTCAGCGGGTCGTCCAAAACGCCATGTCATTGCGGGACAGCTTTCTCTCTTCCAATTCAGGTCTACGCTATGTCAAATCTGTAGAGATTAATAGGGTCGTACTTGCTGCGCTCTATCGTCATTCAAACCCCTTGTATACGATTTCAAGACTGGAAGACTTGAATTTTGCTGCTCGCACGGTTGGCAGTGCTAAACCGTATGTTGCCTTTCATTTGCTATTTTCGTCGCTGCTGGAAACCATTGTTTTTTCTGCAGGCGTCCAATCAGGTTTTGAGAGTTGTTGGATGGGTTGAAGTATGTGTGCCGGCACGAGAAATGCTCAAGCTGCTTGGCCGTGTCTCATGATCTTGCACCAACACATTTATCAGTGAGCAATGAACTCTTTGTCCCGCGACCCCCTTGTCCATAACGGGAGATGTCGGGTTCATATGGCTTATCCGGCGATCTCAGTTTGGGCACGCGCGTTTTTGCAGTGTACGTGTCAAACAGGCATTCGGCGCGTTTTTGCGGATGTTTTGTTGCCCAACGATGGGTGCGCATTGATGTAATTGCAATCTGATCGCCATCGCACCAGCTTGAGACGGGCATCGTCCGGGCCGTACCATAGATTCTGTTTGACCGACTGGTCGTGCTGGCTGGCAATGAGGCGTCAACGAAGGAGTTCTACTTCAATCTGCTATCAGACCGATTTTCTCACGGCAGTCCTTGTCATGCGAACGTAGAATTGGGACTTCACGTGATGCGCCAATCCTGAGGACGCAAACATTTGAGCATTTGCCTTCCGGGTTTCATAAGAAAACTTCGGATGGCTAGGGGCACGATAGCCAGAACCAGGGATTGATCCTTATTGACCAATGGTCGCAGATTTCAAAATCAGAATGCCGCATTACCCAACAGGAATTGGCGAATACATCTACGTTGAGCCGCCCATTTCTGCAATGTTCCCGTTCGCGGCCTTTTTGCGAAAATGCGCGTTTGCATCGCTATGTTTTATGAGTGACGAAAACCCCAATGATACGCGTTGACATGCCGCCGGGCGGATCACATGTGATGGATTCCAGCGACAGGGAAGACGGATTCAAGGTGATGGATCAGATACGTTTTACGTCAATTTTTTCGAAGCGGCTGTGGGTCATACAGACAAGTTTACGATTCTGATCGCTGTTTTGAGTTCTTCAATAGGAATTGGTGGCGATAAAAAGAACCCCTGGACTTCGTCACAGCTGTGATCCGCGAGCCATTGGAGTTGTTTTTCGGTCTCCACGCCTTCAGCAACGATGGTTGCTCCAATCTGCTTGCCAAGGGTCACGATCAGATCGATGATGGGTCCCGATTTTGGCAATTGGGAAATAAAGGATTGGTCAATTTTCAGGCAGTTCAGAGGAAAGCGTGAAATGTATGACAGATTGGAATAGCCGGTGCCAAAATCATCGATGGCAATACGATATCCCATTTGTGAAATGGCCGCGAGTTTTTCCTCAATCAGGTCATGATCTCCGATCAATACGTTTTCAGTAATCTCCAATTCGACTTTGCCTCGCGGAAACTCCGGGTGCTGGGAAAACTTCTCGAGCGACTGCAACAGTTTATAGTTTTCAAATTGCCGCGGCGAGATATTGACAGACATGTCTATCTCCAGACCAGAACGATGCCAGGAAATGGCTTGTGTACAGGCCAACTCGACGACCAGTTGGCCCAAGTCTTCAATCAACCCGGTCTCTTCGCAGATCGCGATGAACTCGCTTGGCATGATAAGACCGCGCCTTGGATGAACCCACCGCACCAACGCCTCCACCGAAACAACTTTTCCAGTCTGCAGGTTGACCCGAGGTTGAAAATGCAGCGTGAATTCCCGGTTCTCTACGGCTTGTTTCAGTTGTATTTCCACAAGATCGCGCGCCTTGGCTCGAACACCCATATCGTGGCTGAAGTAAGTTGCCCTGTTTCGTCCCGCTTGCTTGGAAGCGTAAAGGGCGATGTCAGCTTCGCGCATTGTGCTGGCGAAATCCACTGAACTTGTCGAAAAAGTGGAAATTCCCACACTCACGCTTGTGCTGACACGCGTGGCATCATTGAAAATGGGTTGGCCCAGTCTGCCCAAAAGAAAATCGATTTTTTCGCTAAGTATTTCTTCGGATGAAGCGTCTTCAATTACAACAACAAATTCGTCCCCGCCCAGCCGGACGAGTATGTCACGCGGGCCGATTACGTCAGTCGTTCGTTTGGCGATCTCTTGAAGGACGACATCCCCCATCTCGTGACCGAGCCTGTCATTGATCTGTTTGAAACGGTCCACGTCAAAACACAATAATGCGGACCGCCGGCTTGGGCGTTGTTCCAGTGTCACCAGATGCTGCTGAAGATACGCCCTGTTAAAGCAGCCTGTCAGCTGGTCTCGTTCCGCGAGGTATCGCGCCTTGTCACGCGCAGTTTTAAGTTCGCTCACATCAATCGCTGTGACAAGAATAGCCGGGTTGCCAGTTGCAGCATCAAGGCAGCGTTTTGCTGTAAGGTCATGCCACCTTGGACCCGCCGAAGTGTTCACCTTCGAGACAATCCTATACTCTCCTGACCGTTCGACTTCGTCACGAAGTGTTTCGTAGTCCGACCGATCTATAAATTTTTCCGATATCGTCTGGGCGGCATGCGTCGCGGTGTTTCGGGCGGCAGGATTCATGTAATGCGGTGGACCATTGAGATCATGAAGGGCGATCATGACGTCTGTATGCAAAAGTGCTTCGGCGCTGCGCAGGTTTTCGGGTTCATCATCAGCGCGCCCAATGACTTCACATTGCATGGCCATGCGCCCGTCAGCCAAAAGATGCCCGCGAAAGATCACCCTGACGCTGGTCGGTTTACCGTTGGGATAGAGCGTCCACATTTCGCTAAATGTGGCATCGCGTTCAATAAAATCGTTCTGATACTGCTTCAATCGTTTTGCAACGGCCGGAGACATGTCCTGCGTAAGATCACGCGCGCGCAATGTCACTTCACAGTCAGCTTGCCAGAGTTTGCACGCCGATGGATTGGCAAAAACAATGCGGGAATGGTCAATGTCGTAAATCCAGATAGCGGTTTTCAATCGCTCCACCGCTACAAGTGACCCTGCGGATGCGTCGGTGGTATCCGGTGCAATGAGATCAGTCGTCACGATAGAACCTTGCTGGATCTTTTCGGTGCGCATTAGGTTATTGCTCCGGGAACGGTGCGTCAGGCGACTTTGGTCTTGGTGTGTCCAAGCTCTGAAAGCGGGCGGAAACCTTTGGTTTTTTCGACAGAAGCGACCCAATTTCCGATTGCGGGATAATCATTCATGGAGAGTCCTGCTTCTTCCAAAACATGGACGTATCCAAACACTGCGATGTCGGCGATTGAGTATCCCGACGCCAAAATGAAATCACGCTGCTCAAGATGTGCATCAAGACGGAACAAACCTGATTCTGCCAGGGACTGCCAATGGGCAATCTCATCCGCGCGCACTTGCCGCTGATCTGGCAGAATTGTTGTGAAAAACCGGGCAGGTGAAATAAACGGTTCAAGTTTTGACTGTTCAAAAAACATCCATTGGAGAGCCTCCGCCCGTTCCTCACGGCTGGCCGGCATCAAAGAACTGCCTTCCGCGAGATACCAGAGCATTGCATTGCTTTCGCCCAGGTTTTTGCCCGTATCTGTCACCAGATGAGGAACCACGCCAAGCGGGCTGATTGCGAGATATTCTGGCGATTTTTGCGCGCCGTTCAAAACATCAATGAGCGACATGTCAAAAGGGATTCCCAGTTGATGCAGCGCCAACCAAGGTTTGAAGCAATTTCCCGATCCCAAACATGCGTATAGTTTAATCACCACGGCGTCCTTTACCGGCTTCTTTGATGCATCTGGCTAAAGAACCGTCGTTAATACCTGATAAATTCAACTGCAGATTGTTGAGTGAAAGAACTTTCAAATTGCATATACTTTTTAACATGTTCTGATTGATCAACGACTGTTGGCGCGCCACGGTATGACCAAGAACATTCACATCCCACATCTTGAAACTCAGTTTTCCTGCGTGTCGCGTTAACCGGCCCGGCAGTCTTTCCTTGTGTGCCGGGATTGAGCGTCTTAATGATTTGTTAACTCATTCTTAATTCCAAAATCATAATTAGAGCATACTTAACAAATAGTTAATGGATGGATCGCTGGTGAATAATCTCTTGTTGAACAAAAAAATCTTTGGTGAATTGCAATGCTAATGCTTAAGGTCCACGGTTCGCCCGTAGAGTCTTTTGACCAGCCGATATCGGAACAGATTTGGCGGTCAAAGTATCAATATGTCAGCAACGGAAAGGTGATTGACCACTGCGTGCGCGACACCTGGGTCCGGGTTGGCGATAGCCTCGCACAACCAGAACATCCGGGCGAGCGTGCACAGGTTTCCAAGTTGTTTTTGTCGGCCATGGAGGAGTTTAAACTGCTGCCCGCCGGACGTATTCTCGCCGGCGCTGGCACGCACCGCAATGTGACGCTTGCGAATACTTTTGTCATGCGCACTATCCCAGATTCCCTCGCGGGGATCATGGATACGGTCAAGGATGCAGCTCTTACGATGCAGATGGGCGGCGGTATCGGGTTTGATTTTTCGACCCTACGCCCAAAAGGCGATTTGGTGCAGGGTTTGGATTGTCCGGCGGCGGGACCTCTGGCGGCCATGGATATTCTTGATGCGGTCTGCAAAATGCTCGTCGCGGGCACAGGACGGGGTGCCATGATGGCAACGATGCGGGTTGATCATCCTGATATCGAGGCATTCATCGAGGCAAAGTCCGACCCGTCGAGGCTGCGAAACTTCAATACCTCTGTTATGATCTCAGACCCCTTCATGAAGGCGGTTGACCTGAATTCAGACTGGGACCTTGTATGGAATGATACGCTGGTAAAACGCGTCAATGCGCGCGAATTATGGGAAAAAATAATGCGCCGCACCTATGATGCGGCTGAGCCGGGCGTTCTCTTTATCGACAGGATCAACGCATCAAACCCGTTGGGATACCTTGAAGACCTGCGTGCGACCAATTCCTGCGCGGAGCAACCGTTGCCGCCAAATGGGACATGCCCCTTGGCATCTATCAATCTGGCCAGGCTGGTCACGCACCCATTCAGTTCTCAGGCAGAACTCGACATGCAGCAGGTTGAACACCTGGTGCGGGTCGCTGTGCGCATGCTTGACAACTCGATTGAGGTGACCCGCTTTGCCGTAGCTGCACAGTTGCAGGAAGCGCAGCAAAAACGACGCATCGGTGTGGGCGTAACCGGTGTGGCGGATGCATTGATTATGGTTGGGGTGCGATATGGCACGGCCAAAGCTGAGCGTCTCGTGGAATCCTGGCTCCGCGCAATCCAAAATATGGCCTATCTCACCTCCGCACAGCTTGCTGCGGAGCGCGGAGCCTTTCCACTCTATGATGCAAATGCTCATCAGCAAGGAGCGGGAATAATGGCGCTTGACGCTCATGTGCGCCGCGCAATTTCAATGCACGGATTGCGCAACGGCGTATTGACCACGATCGCCCCCACAGGCACGACCTCGATGTATGGTGGCAATGTCTCCTCCGGAATCGAACCAGTTTTTGCAACCACATACAAACGCAAGATTGCCCGCGCGGATGGTACCAAAAGTGAAGAGGCTGTCGAGGACTATGCTGTCTGGCTTTATCGTCAGATGTTTGGCACACAGAGGCCGTTAACGGATGCCTTTGTCACCGCGCAAGACTTGCGCCCGACTGATCACATTCGCATGCAGGCCGCGGCGCAGCGCTGGATCGACAGCGGAATTTCCAAGACTGTCAATTGCCCTGAGGACATTCCCTTTGCGGTCTTTGAGGATGTGTACCGGCAGGCTTACGAAACTGGTTGCAAGGGGTGTACGACCTACCGACCCAATGCCATCACCGGTTCGGTGCTGTCTACGTGAAGCCGGGTCAGATTCTGCGCGCACTGTTTTTGCCCAATTCGAAGATTGAATCAGAGCAAAATGCCGAGACACAACGTTCAGTGTATGGGTCCTCCTTGGAGGAGAGGCTTTCTGTGTCATCCGATCCTTGGATGCCGACCCATCGACATCGCAAAGGCGGCCTCTATCGCGTTTTGGGTCAAGGCATTCTGGAGGCTGATAGGACCAAAGCAGTAATATATCAGGATCAAGAAGGCACGATCTGGATTCGACCGCATTGCGAATTCGAGGACGGCCGTTTTGAGCGCTTGGAGCAGTAGTTACGCGTCCGAAGACAGCCCAAAGGCCGGAAAGAGTGAAACACCACTGATTTTTATTGCTGGTAACTGGATCTCAAAGTCGTGACGCGGCAACGACGTCCCTTTGCTCAGATCATCGGCAGCGTTTGCAGGCAATGTTGGGAACAGGCGGAAAAGTTGTGCGCAGCGACAACAATACTATGCGCCGTTACATTGAACACGGTGTGTCGCCCCGTGATCTGCTCGGCAAAAATGTGATGCGTCGCGGGACTTATATTGCACGGAAGCAAGTGGTCTGTTTCCCTGATGCGATTGGCGGGGCACACAGTTTTGTCTTCGAAAAGTCCCGAATGGCATGTTTTTGAAAGTAACACCCATGGAACAAATTGCCTTGCCTTCCTATCTAAAGCGGGAAGGAGTGAACATGATGTCCACGTACTCCAAAACAAGGGAACTCCATGCACAAGATTTCTTTGATGCCCATGCTGTCAGTTGGCGCTACTGCCGTTTTTATCAGTTCCGCTCTTGCGAGCCAGGACACCGAACAATCAGTTGCCGATGACGTCATCTCTGCGCAACGCGCAGCGCTGGCCGCAAGTACAGAGGGCGTCGGTTTTGGGCCCCAGTCGCCGCGAGACATTGACAGCACGTCGGGCGAAAACGACCGGGCTTTTGCCCGCGCACCTGCACATACTGACATGAATTTGTGCAACATCCATTTTCACAAAAATGCGGAGCATCGGGGCGGCGAATTCACGAAGTTTGCTGGTAACGGCGATGGCAAGGGCGCGGGGACCGGGTACAAATACGATGGTACATTGACCTCAACGGATCTCGCGCCGCTGGACAGCCCCATCGGGTCGGGCGCCTACGGTGATCTGAAGCCCGGTGACACCATCGAAGTCCATTTTGTGCATACAACTGCGCAGGTTGACCCCGGCCCGACCCTAGGATCATGTTTGAGTGAAGCGATTGGCAATCCGCAGCTACGCGTCGAAACCCAGGTGGTCGTTCTGGTCAACAACGATACGGCTTTGGACTTTGTCGAGATGACGAAGGTGCAACGCGTAGAAGGCTACCACCAAGCGCCCAATATTCCCAACGACATGGGGACACCCATTCAATACGCGGGTTCGACAACAGGTCCCAGCTTCAATGAAGCCGGCTCACCTTTTCAAGTCACCTGGTCGGTTCGACCCGAAGTCGCACGTGTCAACATCCACTCTGTTGGTACATGGTTGGCGGGCAATATCTTTGATGAAGCCGATGCGCATGGGGTGCGCAATCTGGTGGTCAATCCAGATTTGTTGTCGCAAATCGGGCATTAGCACGAAATGCCAGAAAGCGCCTCGGATCAATCTGTCTCTGTAACGCGCCTGAACCAAGTCGATGTTCCAAAGCAACGGGCTGAGTGGTTCGGTTTATGTGTCGTGATTTTGGCTGATCGGCGATGGCGTCGTCTGTCCAACTCAGAAGGATCTATCCGCGGACCGACGAAAACAACGAAACCCTTGGCACTCGGTGTCGCTGCATAGCCAAACTGTCGTCAATACCTGTCCACGTCACGGTCAATTGGCGCTGAGACTAAGGCTTGATGATTCTGCTGTGTATTCTTCGCGAGTCTTTGACGTTGCACAAAGAAGATTTGAATTCGAACGCGCAAAATCCTTTCGGGCACTTAGCTGAGAAGACTCGCGGCCGTCTGAATCGAGAAAAATCGGATTTGTATCTTGGGCGAGCTCGCAACGGGAGGAGCCGAGGCCGTTTTTGCTAAGATGAGCCGCTTGCGCTTTGACTTGGCACATATGCCAATTTCGTGCGTTAAGTGCCGCCCAAATGACACGCGGATCACAAAAGCACTATCTTATGGCGTTTTTTTAGCCTTCACGGCAGTTGTGTCAGGTCTGACCGGCGATGTGCATCGCGCTGTCAATTTCAGCACCGTTTTGCGCGGTGACAGTCTGGGCGGAAATGTCGGCCTGAACGTTTGCGGTCGAGGACAGGGTGAGGTCATCGCATTGCAATGTGCCCTGGTGCCGGCCTTCAAGAAGGACTGTTTTACCCGAAAGCGCTCCCTGAACCAATCCGCCAGCGCGCACGACAATCGACAAGACGTTGATGTCTCCGCTGACAGAACCCTTGATTTCGACGCTTCCGTCGCCTGACTTGATGTTGCCCTCTATTGTCAGATCTTCGGCGATCACTGAGTTTGGCATTGAATATTCCTCTTAAGACAGATGTCTAAAGCACAGATGGACGACGAACGGCGGTATTGCCGTCGCTTTCGCGAGCATGGAGGATTATGGTAAACAACTCCTTACCAACGGTAAAAATGTATTATGAGGCATATATCGTGGTCGCGCACGAAATGCGCATCACATGTTGTGTTGCCTGGAGGCGGCGCTAAAGCAGGGGCTGTCAGAATGCCCCATAATTGTCCTTCAATTAACCAAACCATCGCCGCATCCAACCACAAATTGGACGATGTCAGTTCTTGAAACGCGGACGCCAGATCTGGCGGATGGTTTGAGAATTTGACCTATCGCAAATTCATGTTTCCAAAGCCCGATTGACAAGACGATTGGAAAACAGAAGCCTGCACAAAGGGAATTCAGCGCAATCGAGCTATACTCAGATCAACCCGGTCGCCTTATGCCGTACGCACGGCGTTCATTTTGCACCTTTCAGGTGTCTTGCACGTCGAAGGCAGACCGGAGTTGGCGACCGCAAGAAAGGAAAGAAAACCTGTGCTTAGAAAAATACTTGTGCCCGTTCGGGGCGATGGCCTTGTCGAAACAGTGTTGGGGCACGCCGCAACACTCGCACGGCGCCACAAAGCGCATATTGTGGTGGCGCATTGCCGCGCGCAGGCCGAAGATCTCATGCCCTATAGCATGCCCTTGCCTGCCTTCGCGCGAAAAACCATGCTCAAACAGGCTCAGGAACTGGCAAACCAGCAAGAGAGTGACCTCAGAGAAGAACTTCATCTGTTGGCCGAGAAGCTGGAACTTACGGAAACGGAGGCTGCGCCCGGGTCACGGACGACAGTTGAGTTTGTCGAGGAGACGGGTCGCATGGTGGATGTGATCAAACATAACGGCCGGCTTGCCGATCTGATCGTTGTGGCAAAACCGAACCGGGATAGCAACGTTGGAACAAATTCGCTGAAGACGGGGCTGTTTCAGACCGGCCGACCCGTCTTGATGTGTCCGCCGCGCGATACGCCGCCAGAAACCTTTTGTGACAGGATCGCGGTCGCATGGAATGGATCGCTTGAGGCATCGCGTATGGTGGCGCTGACGCTGGATTTGGCTGCGGCAGCGCAACAAGTCTCCATTCTCTCGGGTGGTAAGGGTGAACCACATGGCGCGACGGCACAGGAGCTTGTGGACTACTATGGGCTGCGCGGTGTTACAGCGGATATCCATCGTTTTGAGGCACAG
This genomic interval from Paracoccaceae bacterium contains the following:
- a CDS encoding EAL domain-containing protein; this encodes MRTEKIQQGSIVTTDLIAPDTTDASAGSLVAVERLKTAIWIYDIDHSRIVFANPSACKLWQADCEVTLRARDLTQDMSPAVAKRLKQYQNDFIERDATFSEMWTLYPNGKPTSVRVIFRGHLLADGRMAMQCEVIGRADDEPENLRSAEALLHTDVMIALHDLNGPPHYMNPAARNTATHAAQTISEKFIDRSDYETLRDEVERSGEYRIVSKVNTSAGPRWHDLTAKRCLDAATGNPAILVTAIDVSELKTARDKARYLAERDQLTGCFNRAYLQQHLVTLEQRPSRRSALLCFDVDRFKQINDRLGHEMGDVVLQEIAKRTTDVIGPRDILVRLGGDEFVVVIEDASSEEILSEKIDFLLGRLGQPIFNDATRVSTSVSVGISTFSTSSVDFASTMREADIALYASKQAGRNRATYFSHDMGVRAKARDLVEIQLKQAVENREFTLHFQPRVNLQTGKVVSVEALVRWVHPRRGLIMPSEFIAICEETGLIEDLGQLVVELACTQAISWHRSGLEIDMSVNISPRQFENYKLLQSLEKFSQHPEFPRGKVELEITENVLIGDHDLIEEKLAAISQMGYRIAIDDFGTGYSNLSYISRFPLNCLKIDQSFISQLPKSGPIIDLIVTLGKQIGATIVAEGVETEKQLQWLADHSCDEVQGFFLSPPIPIEELKTAIRIVNLSV
- a CDS encoding SulP family inorganic anion transporter, with the translated sequence MMPFLDWLPMVNRETFRADVFAGLTNAAIVLPQGIAFAAIAGLPPQYGLYTAMVTPVIAAFFGSSWHLVSGPTTAISVVIFATLSENFVPGSPEFISAVFSITLLAGLFQLCLGLVNLGQLVSLVSHSVMVGFTAGAAILIFLSQLPGFIGKSLPRPDELFEFGKELWNALPHLSPYVLAVSVTTLIVAVALKKYKPVWPNYLIALIVGSLLAYTLDTLSHMVGAGATGLAFVQAIDSGIPPMAVPEMSFDVVRDLSQGAFALALIGLLEAVSIARAMSLQSHQSLNSNQEIIGQGLSNIGGSFFSAYMGSGSFTRSSLNLESGARTPLAAVLAALFLLIILLMISPLIAYIPIPAMSGLIMLVAWKLIDLKEIRHILTTSASETAIFLITFLVVLLVDLEFAIYSGVIVSLSLFLRKTMRPGLPVNVPNAGVDGRPFMSPIHWRLPECPQAMFIRVQGPMYFGAVEYLEKEFRKLEQQRPEQKHLGLLVDGSVGIDLAGAEWLVEESRNRKDLGGSLYIIGRYPPLRRQMDQFHVTKLIGKDRIFRRKREMLEAMVPTLDPDICATCKLRVFLECKDMPNAALAEANAAAKPDTQPTP
- a CDS encoding glutathione S-transferase family protein translates to MVIKLYACLGSGNCFKPWLALHQLGIPFDMSLIDVLNGAQKSPEYLAISPLGVVPHLVTDTGKNLGESNAMLWYLAEGSSLMPASREERAEALQWMFFEQSKLEPFISPARFFTTILPDQRQVRADEIAHWQSLAESGLFRLDAHLEQRDFILASGYSIADIAVFGYVHVLEEAGLSMNDYPAIGNWVASVEKTKGFRPLSELGHTKTKVA
- a CDS encoding delta-class carbonic anhydrase, with amino-acid sequence MHKISLMPMLSVGATAVFISSALASQDTEQSVADDVISAQRAALAASTEGVGFGPQSPRDIDSTSGENDRAFARAPAHTDMNLCNIHFHKNAEHRGGEFTKFAGNGDGKGAGTGYKYDGTLTSTDLAPLDSPIGSGAYGDLKPGDTIEVHFVHTTAQVDPGPTLGSCLSEAIGNPQLRVETQVVVLVNNDTALDFVEMTKVQRVEGYHQAPNIPNDMGTPIQYAGSTTGPSFNEAGSPFQVTWSVRPEVARVNIHSVGTWLAGNIFDEADAHGVRNLVVNPDLLSQIGH
- a CDS encoding universal stress protein, whose product is MLRKILVPVRGDGLVETVLGHAATLARRHKAHIVVAHCRAQAEDLMPYSMPLPAFARKTMLKQAQELANQQESDLREELHLLAEKLELTETEAAPGSRTTVEFVEETGRMVDVIKHNGRLADLIVVAKPNRDSNVGTNSLKTGLFQTGRPVLMCPPRDTPPETFCDRIAVAWNGSLEASRMVALTLDLAAAAQQVSILSGGKGEPHGATAQELVDYYGLRGVTADIHRFEAQNPGVALLEKTREVGAGMLVMGAYSLSHERETLFGGNTQAVVDSAEIPVILAH
- a CDS encoding polymer-forming cytoskeletal protein — translated: MPNSVIAEDLTIEGNIKSGDGSVEIKGSVSGDINVLSIVVRAGGLVQGALSGKTVLLEGRHQGTLQCDDLTLSSTANVQADISAQTVTAQNGAEIDSAMHIAGQT
- a CDS encoding adenosylcobalamin-dependent ribonucleoside-diphosphate reductase, producing the protein MLKVHGSPVESFDQPISEQIWRSKYQYVSNGKVIDHCVRDTWVRVGDSLAQPEHPGERAQVSKLFLSAMEEFKLLPAGRILAGAGTHRNVTLANTFVMRTIPDSLAGIMDTVKDAALTMQMGGGIGFDFSTLRPKGDLVQGLDCPAAGPLAAMDILDAVCKMLVAGTGRGAMMATMRVDHPDIEAFIEAKSDPSRLRNFNTSVMISDPFMKAVDLNSDWDLVWNDTLVKRVNARELWEKIMRRTYDAAEPGVLFIDRINASNPLGYLEDLRATNSCAEQPLPPNGTCPLASINLARLVTHPFSSQAELDMQQVEHLVRVAVRMLDNSIEVTRFAVAAQLQEAQQKRRIGVGVTGVADALIMVGVRYGTAKAERLVESWLRAIQNMAYLTSAQLAAERGAFPLYDANAHQQGAGIMALDAHVRRAISMHGLRNGVLTTIAPTGTTSMYGGNVSSGIEPVFATTYKRKIARADGTKSEEAVEDYAVWLYRQMFGTQRPLTDAFVTAQDLRPTDHIRMQAAAQRWIDSGISKTVNCPEDIPFAVFEDVYRQAYETGCKGCTTYRPNAITGSVLST